The proteins below are encoded in one region of Clostridium fermenticellae:
- a CDS encoding ATP-binding protein, with translation MEKLKHTATVIIGVVIASQIYFNFLIKNFTVAFSVVIFSVFLYSYTELNPIITAIITGVSITLYRSILVYTTNTNLLKTIKITTPEIAFYTAYGLIFYFLYYKIKEKNLTKFILSTFCCDFISNVLEISIRTQITGENSTMIRALLIVACVRSLMALIILIGLKYYKSFLIKEEHEERYRNLILLTSSFKSEIYFMNKNASEVEDVMRKSFSVYEIVSKNNYPEKLKDLTLDIAKDVHEIKKDYLRVMRGLEDMSNEKIDNEHMNIKDIIDILKIDTRDYINSANMNIELDFKIKENFYVSQHFYLVSIIKNLIFNAIEAVDDTKKGVVKLNIEKESDNYIFTVSDNGTGINKGDLDFIFNPGFSTKYNKETGNICRGIGLTLVKDLVQDVFKGSITVQSEKNKGTTFIVKIPENSLRR, from the coding sequence ATGGAGAAATTAAAACATACGGCAACGGTTATAATCGGTGTAGTAATAGCATCTCAAATCTATTTTAATTTTTTGATAAAAAATTTTACAGTAGCTTTTTCAGTAGTTATATTTTCAGTATTTCTTTATAGTTATACCGAATTAAATCCGATAATAACTGCAATAATAACAGGTGTATCTATAACACTGTATAGATCAATATTAGTTTATACCACTAATACCAACCTTCTAAAAACTATTAAGATAACAACACCAGAAATAGCATTTTACACTGCATATGGGCTTATATTTTATTTTTTATACTATAAAATAAAAGAAAAGAACTTGACGAAATTCATTCTTTCAACATTCTGCTGCGATTTTATTTCGAATGTACTTGAGATAAGCATCAGAACCCAAATAACTGGTGAAAACAGTACCATGATCAGAGCACTTTTAATAGTTGCATGTGTAAGATCATTAATGGCCTTAATTATATTAATTGGACTTAAATATTATAAATCATTCCTTATAAAAGAAGAACATGAAGAACGATATAGAAACTTAATATTATTAACATCCAGCTTTAAAAGTGAAATATATTTTATGAATAAAAATGCTTCAGAAGTAGAAGATGTTATGAGAAAATCCTTTTCTGTATACGAAATTGTATCGAAAAATAACTATCCGGAAAAACTTAAAGACCTTACACTCGATATTGCCAAAGATGTTCATGAGATAAAAAAAGATTATTTACGAGTAATGAGAGGCCTTGAGGATATGTCAAATGAAAAAATAGATAATGAGCATATGAATATAAAAGACATCATAGATATCTTAAAAATAGATACCAGGGATTATATTAATTCAGCAAATATGAATATAGAACTTGATTTTAAGATAAAGGAGAATTTTTATGTTTCACAACATTTTTATTTAGTATCAATTATAAAAAATCTTATCTTTAATGCCATAGAAGCTGTGGATGACACTAAAAAGGGGGTGGTTAAACTTAATATTGAGAAAGAAAGCGATAACTATATATTTACTGTATCTGATAATGGAACAGGCATAAATAAAGGTGACCTTGATTTTATATTTAATCCTGGTTTTTCAACTAAATATAATAAGGAAACAGGAAATATATGCAGAGGGATAGGTTTAACTTTAGTAAAAGATCTAGTGCAAGATGTTTTCAAAGGATCTATCACCGTGCAATCAGAGAAAAATAAAGGAACAACCTTTATAGTAAAAATACCGGAGAATTCATTAAGGAGGTAA
- a CDS encoding S66 peptidase family protein: MIAKRLKKGDTIGIIAPSGPEDYEKIKNNIELLKGLGFKVKEGKYIRNKWGYLAGNDYDRASDFNNMFLDNSIDMIMCIRGGYGAMRILPMIDFNIVKNHPKIFAGFSDITTLLNNISSKCGLITFHSPMLTSNLSDKITCESFFNTVMNGYKNYTIQNPENFPTKSLSNINKISGELVGGNLSLISSTIGTPYELNTKDKILFIEDVGESPYKIDRMLTQLRLANKLQDCKAFILGQFTQCSLPHYKRSLTLKEVISDRLLSLNKPTLSGIQSGHSYPRLTLPIGAKVSIDFKSGIIETLEPIVK; the protein is encoded by the coding sequence ATGATAGCAAAAAGACTAAAGAAGGGTGATACAATAGGTATTATAGCTCCATCTGGTCCTGAAGACTATGAAAAAATAAAAAATAATATAGAGCTCCTTAAAGGTCTAGGTTTTAAAGTTAAAGAAGGCAAATATATACGCAATAAGTGGGGTTATCTTGCCGGGAATGATTATGACAGAGCCAGTGATTTTAATAATATGTTTCTAGATAATTCCATTGATATGATTATGTGCATAAGAGGTGGTTATGGTGCAATGCGTATACTGCCTATGATAGATTTCAATATAGTTAAAAATCATCCTAAAATATTTGCAGGTTTTAGTGATATAACTACACTATTAAATAATATATCTTCTAAATGCGGCCTTATAACCTTCCATTCACCAATGCTTACTTCAAATCTTTCAGATAAAATAACTTGTGAAAGTTTTTTTAACACAGTTATGAATGGATATAAAAATTACACTATCCAAAATCCAGAAAATTTTCCTACTAAAAGCCTAAGTAATATAAATAAAATTTCTGGAGAATTAGTTGGTGGAAATTTAAGTTTAATATCGAGCACTATAGGAACCCCTTATGAACTTAATACAAAGGATAAAATATTATTTATAGAAGATGTTGGAGAAAGTCCTTATAAAATAGATAGAATGCTCACTCAGTTACGTTTAGCAAATAAACTTCAGGATTGTAAAGCATTTATTTTGGGGCAGTTTACACAATGCTCCCTTCCACATTATAAAAGAAGTTTAACATTAAAAGAAGTAATCTCTGATAGATTATTATCCTTAAATAAACCAACTCTATCTGGTATTCAAAGTGGACATTCTTACCCTAGACTAACACTTCCAATAGGTGCAAAGGTTTCTATAGATTTTAAATCTGGAATTATAGAGACATTAGAACCTATAGTAAAATAA
- a CDS encoding magnesium transporter CorA family protein, translated as MISIYKTIDNEQTLKSTDSIEAGCWINLVAPSREELILVSKKTNVPLDFLKAALDEEETSRIDLEEHNLLVIVDIPFTEMEDNSLTYDSYPLAIIHTDSLIITVCLKNSKILTDFIDKKIKSFFTFKRSRFILQILYRIASYYLLYLRQIDKKSLMIEQKLHRSMKNKELIQLLSLEKSLVYFSTSLKSNEITLEKMLKLELLKKYPEDQDILEDVIIENKQAIEMANIYSNILSGTMDAFASVISNNLNMVMKLLASITIVMSIPNIIFGSFGMNIPGIPFIHNPNAFWIVYAIAVLICFITILILRKKQLF; from the coding sequence ATGATTTCAATTTATAAAACTATAGATAATGAACAAACACTTAAATCCACCGACAGCATTGAAGCTGGTTGCTGGATTAACCTGGTTGCCCCTTCCAGGGAAGAACTTATACTTGTTTCAAAAAAAACAAATGTACCTTTAGATTTCTTAAAAGCAGCATTAGATGAGGAAGAAACTTCACGTATAGACTTAGAGGAGCATAACCTTTTGGTTATAGTAGATATTCCTTTTACTGAAATGGAGGATAATTCACTAACGTATGATTCTTATCCTCTTGCAATCATTCATACTGACTCCTTAATCATAACAGTTTGTCTTAAAAACAGTAAAATATTAACTGATTTTATAGACAAAAAGATTAAATCTTTTTTTACTTTTAAACGCTCAAGGTTTATTCTTCAGATACTATACAGAATAGCAAGTTATTATTTACTATACTTAAGACAAATAGATAAGAAAAGCCTTATGATTGAACAAAAACTTCATAGATCAATGAAAAATAAAGAGTTAATTCAACTTCTATCACTAGAAAAATCACTTGTATATTTTTCAACCTCACTCAAGTCAAATGAAATTACACTTGAGAAAATGTTAAAACTGGAACTATTAAAAAAATATCCTGAAGATCAAGATATTTTAGAAGATGTAATTATAGAAAATAAACAAGCTATTGAAATGGCTAATATTTATAGTAACATATTGAGTGGAACTATGGATGCATTTGCTTCTGTAATATCAAATAACCTCAATATGGTTATGAAACTTCTCGCCTCTATAACTATAGTAATGTCCATACCAAATATAATATTCGGATCATTTGGCATGAATATTCCTGGAATTCCATTCATTCATAATCCTAATGCATTTTGGATTGTGTATGCAATAGCTGTATTAATATGTTTTATTACTATACTAATTTTGCGCAAAAAGCAATTATTTTAA
- a CDS encoding M20 family peptidase: MKQSIISYLSSIRNEIADLSKYLYNNPEESFHEYKACNYLINILKSNGFEVIEKYLDIPTAFHAQFGSGHPKICYICEYDAIKNLGHIVGHNLISTMSIAAATSLSKITPKIHGSVIVLGCPGEFVGSAKITMAKQGTFNDIDVVLMAHPDVVTAESGKSMAVLPLKITYQSESGLSYRNQRNYNALDACLFTFNSLNLLKKGLGQDSSIDSVIINGGDSPYLMPDKSESKFYIRSPKMAECCKIENKIRTLVKTTSELMNIKYNVCMHELPYDEFIPNRTLSRVFSHNLKESGIIDICGPKDTNSSLSLGTVSNIVPCIHPYISICSRNSIKYSSEEFASATVSYYAQDKVFRASQALALTGLDLIESRSLMLDVRNDFCSSHKCVKEPAPF; this comes from the coding sequence ATGAAACAAAGTATAATCTCATATCTAAGTTCTATACGAAATGAAATTGCTGATTTATCTAAATATCTTTACAATAATCCAGAGGAAAGTTTCCATGAATACAAAGCTTGTAATTATTTAATTAATATTTTAAAATCCAATGGTTTTGAAGTTATAGAGAAATACCTTGATATTCCAACTGCCTTCCATGCTCAATTCGGTTCTGGTCATCCAAAAATATGTTATATATGTGAATATGATGCAATTAAAAATTTGGGACATATAGTTGGACATAATCTAATATCAACAATGTCTATAGCTGCTGCCACATCTCTTTCAAAAATTACACCAAAAATTCATGGCAGCGTAATTGTTCTCGGATGTCCTGGTGAATTTGTTGGAAGTGCTAAAATCACAATGGCAAAACAGGGTACATTTAATGATATAGATGTGGTATTAATGGCACATCCAGATGTAGTAACCGCTGAAAGCGGAAAATCTATGGCAGTTCTTCCATTAAAAATAACATATCAAAGTGAAAGTGGACTTTCATATAGGAATCAAAGGAATTATAATGCACTTGATGCCTGTTTATTCACCTTTAATTCATTAAATCTTTTAAAAAAAGGACTTGGTCAAGATTCATCAATAGACAGTGTAATAATAAACGGAGGCGATTCTCCATATCTTATGCCAGATAAATCCGAATCAAAATTTTATATACGGTCCCCAAAAATGGCTGAATGCTGTAAAATAGAAAATAAAATTCGTACACTCGTAAAAACTACATCTGAACTCATGAATATCAAATATAATGTATGTATGCATGAACTACCTTATGATGAATTTATTCCAAATAGAACATTATCTAGGGTATTTAGCCATAACTTAAAGGAAAGCGGAATAATAGATATCTGTGGTCCTAAAGATACAAATTCAAGTTTAAGCCTTGGAACTGTTAGCAATATAGTACCTTGTATTCATCCATATATATCTATATGTAGTAGAAACTCTATTAAATATTCCTCAGAAGAGTTTGCCAGTGCTACTGTTTCATATTACGCTCAGGATAAAGTTTTTAGAGCTTCTCAAGCACTTGCTCTGACAGGATTAGATTTAATAGAAAGTCGCTCTTTAATGCTTGACGTAAGAAATGACTTTTGTAGTTCACATAAATGTGTAAAGGAACCTGCACCATTTTAA
- a CDS encoding sigma factor G inhibitor Gin: MKKQRCIICGKPMNNGIIIYRRKICKCCEERLLNMECNTDFYKYYMECIKKNLVPVIIRGEELKCQNYHY; the protein is encoded by the coding sequence ATGAAAAAACAAAGATGTATCATATGTGGCAAGCCTATGAATAATGGTATAATTATATATAGAAGAAAGATATGTAAATGTTGTGAAGAACGATTACTTAATATGGAGTGTAATACTGATTTTTATAAATACTATATGGAATGTATAAAAAAGAATTTAGTACCGGTAATCATAAGAGGAGAGGAATTAAAGTGTCAAAATTACCACTATTAG
- a CDS encoding aminotransferase class I/II-fold pyridoxal phosphate-dependent enzyme: MSKLPLLDGVLRYVDKNNKLFCMPGHKGGKGFLTTSIGRKFIKNMSKVDITEVNGLDNLHKPSGIIKDSLKALSNFYGSKKSYFLVNGSTSGNFIMIFSAFNEGDKVLVERNCHRSVFNAIIMRKLKPIYINSTIDKRLNAPAFIDLDDFSRKIDKNKDAKGIIVTYPNYYGLCSNLEYIIEKAKINKMKVLVDSAHGAHFEVHKDLPKSALQLGADMVVASSHKTLPSLTQTAYLHINNLEDIQSIDFYTSMFLSTSPSYILMCSMDYARFFLEKYGNEAYDKLLNMCRYYREMINTIDGISVLDRNYFIGSSNFFYDIDETRYIMNLDKGYSSYKLLNYLRENNIQAEMNDGSNVILIFSPFNYEDDFRVLYDVLKKCNLEKLKSKEFEILKPHIPNYKFLPFEVLNMGKKSINLEEALGKVSAENIVPYPPGIPILNMGEVIDIETINYIKYYVDNNAEILGLNDGKIKIVK; this comes from the coding sequence GTGTCAAAATTACCACTATTAGATGGGGTTTTAAGATATGTAGATAAAAATAATAAGTTATTTTGTATGCCAGGACATAAAGGAGGAAAAGGTTTTTTAACTACAAGTATTGGAAGAAAGTTTATTAAAAATATGTCTAAGGTTGATATTACAGAAGTAAATGGACTGGATAATCTCCATAAACCGAGCGGAATTATTAAGGATTCATTAAAGGCACTTAGTAATTTTTATGGAAGTAAGAAATCATATTTTTTAGTCAACGGAAGTACATCAGGTAATTTTATAATGATATTTAGTGCATTTAATGAGGGAGATAAGGTGCTTGTAGAGAGGAATTGCCATAGATCTGTGTTTAACGCTATAATTATGAGAAAATTAAAACCTATATATATAAATAGTACTATAGATAAAAGGTTAAATGCACCAGCCTTTATAGATTTAGATGATTTTTCGAGAAAGATAGATAAAAATAAGGATGCTAAAGGTATAATAGTTACTTATCCGAATTACTATGGATTATGTTCTAATCTTGAATATATTATAGAGAAAGCAAAAATTAATAAAATGAAAGTACTTGTTGATTCCGCACATGGGGCACATTTTGAAGTACACAAGGATTTACCAAAGAGCGCCTTACAATTAGGTGCTGATATGGTTGTAGCAAGTTCTCATAAAACGCTTCCAAGTTTAACACAAACTGCGTATTTACATATCAATAATTTAGAAGATATCCAAAGTATTGATTTTTATACGAGCATGTTTTTAAGTACAAGCCCCTCTTATATTCTCATGTGTTCTATGGATTATGCACGTTTTTTCTTAGAAAAATATGGCAATGAAGCATATGATAAATTATTAAATATGTGTAGATATTATAGAGAGATGATAAATACAATAGACGGTATAAGTGTACTGGATAGAAATTATTTTATAGGTAGTTCAAATTTTTTTTATGATATTGATGAAACGAGATATATAATGAATTTAGATAAAGGATATAGTTCATATAAACTTTTGAATTATTTAAGGGAAAACAATATACAAGCTGAGATGAATGATGGTTCTAATGTTATACTTATTTTTTCACCATTTAATTATGAAGATGATTTCCGTGTTTTATATGATGTCTTGAAAAAGTGTAATTTGGAAAAATTAAAGAGTAAGGAATTTGAGATATTGAAACCTCATATACCGAATTATAAGTTTTTACCATTTGAAGTTTTGAATATGGGGAAAAAGTCCATAAACTTAGAGGAAGCTTTAGGAAAAGTTAGTGCTGAAAATATAGTTCCATATCCGCCAGGAATACCGATTTTAAATATGGGTGAAGTTATAGATATAGAAACTATAAATTATATAAAGTATTATGTAGATAATAACGCGGAAATTTTAGGATTAAATGATGGAAAAATAAAAATAGTAAAGTAA
- a CDS encoding dTMP kinase has protein sequence MNKKGKLIVIEGCDGSGKATQTQMLYNRFVDEKFNVRKVEYPNYKSDSSALVKMYLNGTFGTKPEDVNSYVASTFYAVDRFASYKTDWKDFYDNGGIVIADRYTTSNMIHQASKINDKLAKDKFLNWLWNFEFNLFSLPVPDCVIFLDMPPEYSFDLMKDRKNKINGENIKDIHERDINYLKKSYDNSKYVADKYAWNIIDCIENSRIKSIQKIHNDVYKTLRNHLNL, from the coding sequence ATGAATAAAAAAGGCAAACTTATAGTAATAGAAGGATGTGATGGCAGCGGAAAAGCAACACAAACTCAGATGCTTTATAATAGATTTGTAGATGAAAAATTTAATGTAAGAAAAGTTGAATATCCTAATTATAAAAGTGATTCATCAGCACTTGTTAAAATGTACCTTAATGGTACGTTTGGGACTAAACCAGAAGATGTAAATTCATATGTTGCATCCACATTTTATGCTGTAGATAGATTTGCTTCATATAAAACTGATTGGAAAGATTTTTATGATAATGGAGGTATTGTAATAGCTGATAGATATACAACATCTAATATGATACATCAGGCTTCAAAGATTAATGATAAATTAGCTAAAGATAAGTTCTTAAACTGGCTTTGGAATTTTGAGTTTAATTTGTTCAGTCTTCCAGTACCAGACTGTGTAATTTTTTTGGATATGCCTCCGGAATATAGTTTTGATCTTATGAAAGATAGAAAAAATAAAATAAATGGTGAAAATATTAAAGATATACATGAGAGAGATATTAATTATTTAAAAAAATCTTATGATAATAGTAAGTATGTAGCGGATAAATATGCTTGGAATATCATAGATTGTATAGAAAATAGTAGAATAAAAAGTATTCAGAAAATACATAATGATGTTTATAAAACTTTAAGAAATCATTTGAATCTATAG
- a CDS encoding cyclic-di-AMP receptor — MKLIIAIVQDNDASALINTLTDLGFKVTKLATTGGFLKAGNTTLLVGVEAEKVDEVISQIDKVCKTRNQVVTTPSPVAGSTGIYVPYPMEVEVGGANIFVVDVDKFIKI; from the coding sequence ATGAAATTAATAATAGCTATTGTTCAAGATAATGATGCTAGTGCGTTAATAAATACTTTAACTGACTTAGGATTTAAAGTTACTAAATTAGCTACAACAGGCGGATTTTTGAAAGCCGGTAATACGACTTTGCTTGTTGGAGTTGAAGCAGAAAAAGTAGATGAAGTCATATCTCAAATAGATAAAGTATGCAAGACTAGAAATCAAGTTGTTACAACTCCGTCACCTGTTGCTGGATCAACTGGTATATATGTACCTTATCCTATGGAGGTTGAAGTTGGAGGCGCGAATATATTTGTGGTTGATGTAGATAAGTTTATTAAAATTTAG
- a CDS encoding DNA polymerase III subunit delta', with amino-acid sequence MTFDEIIGYESIKNQMSISIENNTFSHAHLISGEDGIGKSIIARAAAEQFLLRQGLHGFKADIVEFKLLEDKKSIGIDEIKDIICEANKKPIVGNNKVIIIYKADTMTEPAQNALLKTVEEPKDGIVIIMLCEKLDLILDTIKSRCQIHKLNRLREEEMRIFLKRKFQDLSDEYINSVCAFSDGVPGRAEKFIEDDVFYEIRNKILEVLKNSGRDEFREVFHYRNFFIENKNEWKDIFTCLLSYIRDALVYKETGNSSIVVNIDKFNDIKIIAEEFSFNKLIKIIDIVKNTRSKLEKNVNFALVFDSMLLSMQEV; translated from the coding sequence GTGACATTTGATGAAATAATAGGATATGAAAGTATTAAAAATCAAATGTCTATTTCTATAGAAAATAATACCTTTTCCCATGCTCATTTGATATCAGGTGAGGATGGGATAGGTAAAAGTATTATTGCAAGGGCGGCAGCAGAACAATTTTTATTAAGACAGGGACTTCATGGATTTAAAGCAGATATAGTGGAATTTAAATTACTTGAGGATAAAAAATCTATAGGAATAGATGAGATAAAGGATATAATATGTGAAGCGAATAAAAAACCGATTGTTGGAAATAACAAAGTTATAATAATATATAAAGCTGATACAATGACAGAGCCTGCCCAAAATGCATTATTGAAAACTGTGGAAGAACCTAAAGATGGAATAGTTATAATAATGTTATGTGAAAAACTTGATTTGATATTAGATACTATAAAATCAAGATGCCAAATTCATAAATTAAATAGGTTAAGAGAGGAAGAAATGAGGATATTTTTGAAACGTAAATTTCAAGATTTATCTGATGAATATATAAATTCAGTATGTGCATTTAGTGATGGTGTACCTGGGAGAGCGGAAAAGTTTATAGAGGATGATGTATTTTATGAAATCAGAAATAAGATTTTAGAGGTGTTAAAAAATTCTGGAAGAGATGAGTTTAGAGAAGTATTTCATTATAGAAATTTTTTTATAGAAAATAAGAATGAGTGGAAGGATATATTTACATGTTTATTATCTTATATAAGAGATGCGCTAGTGTATAAGGAAACAGGAAATAGCAGTATAGTTGTAAATATAGATAAGTTTAATGATATAAAAATTATAGCGGAGGAATTCTCATTTAATAAGTTGATAAAGATTATAGATATAGTTAAAAATACACGCAGCAAATTAGAAAAAAACGTAAATTTTGCATTGGTTTTTGATTCAATGCTCTTAAGTATGCAGGAGGTATAA
- a CDS encoding PSP1 domain-containing protein — translation MVTVVGVRFKKAGKIYYFSPKNLDVKKGDKVIVETARGIEFGECVVGLKEVQDEKIVSPLKNVIRVATGDDVNKHDENKAKEKEAFDICLEKIEKHNLKMKLIDVEYTFDNNKVIFYFTADGRIDFRELVKDLASIFRTRIELRQIGVRDEAKMVGGLGACGRTMCCSTFLGDFAPVSIKMAKEQNLSLNPTKISGICGRLMCCLNYEQETYEKIRKKLPKVKSIVDTAYGKGEVMSNSVVKESVKVKIKIEDGDDIVEEIPIDAVTLISGGYEGAVNEEDIKIDVQDSEDAHIMKELFKDN, via the coding sequence ATGGTAACAGTAGTAGGTGTAAGATTCAAAAAAGCCGGGAAGATATATTATTTTTCACCAAAGAATTTAGATGTGAAGAAGGGTGATAAGGTTATAGTAGAAACTGCAAGAGGAATAGAGTTTGGAGAATGTGTAGTGGGACTTAAAGAGGTTCAAGATGAGAAAATTGTTTCTCCACTTAAAAATGTCATCAGGGTAGCTACGGGTGATGATGTAAATAAACATGATGAAAATAAAGCTAAAGAAAAGGAAGCTTTTGATATATGTTTGGAGAAAATAGAAAAGCATAATTTAAAAATGAAACTTATAGATGTTGAGTATACTTTTGATAATAATAAAGTTATATTTTATTTTACAGCAGATGGAAGAATAGATTTTAGAGAATTAGTAAAAGATTTGGCATCTATTTTTAGAACTAGAATAGAACTTAGGCAGATTGGCGTTAGGGATGAAGCAAAAATGGTAGGAGGTTTAGGTGCATGTGGAAGGACAATGTGTTGTTCAACTTTTTTAGGTGATTTTGCTCCTGTATCTATCAAAATGGCTAAAGAACAAAATTTATCGCTAAATCCTACTAAAATATCAGGAATATGCGGAAGACTTATGTGTTGTTTGAATTATGAGCAGGAAACATACGAAAAAATAAGAAAGAAGTTACCTAAGGTAAAGTCTATTGTTGATACAGCTTATGGTAAAGGAGAGGTAATGTCAAATTCTGTAGTAAAGGAAAGTGTAAAGGTTAAAATAAAGATTGAAGACGGTGATGATATAGTTGAAGAGATTCCTATAGATGCAGTTACACTTATTTCGGGAGGTTATGAAGGAGCTGTAAATGAGGAAGATATAAAAATAGATGTACAAGATTCTGAGGATGCACATATAATGAAGGAATTGTTCAAGGATAATTAG
- a CDS encoding heavy-metal-associated domain-containing protein — MKSVLKVCNINTVNDVVKIKTAISNNSGVIACQINKENGEVSVVYDDHFVNNELLIQSIENLGYVVF, encoded by the coding sequence ATGAAATCCGTACTAAAAGTTTGCAATATAAATACAGTTAATGATGTAGTTAAGATAAAAACGGCAATTTCAAATAATTCTGGGGTAATTGCTTGCCAGATAAATAAAGAAAATGGAGAAGTAAGTGTGGTGTATGATGATCACTTTGTGAACAATGAACTTTTAATACAATCAATTGAAAATTTAGGTTATGTAGTATTCTAA
- a CDS encoding DUF362 domain-containing protein translates to MAYKISDACVSCGACASECPVSAISQGDTQFVIDAGTCIDCGNCANVCPVGAPAQE, encoded by the coding sequence ATGGCATATAAAATTTCAGATGCTTGCGTAAGCTGTGGAGCATGTGCTTCAGAGTGCCCGGTAAGTGCTATAAGTCAAGGAGATACTCAATTTGTAATAGATGCAGGAACTTGCATTGATTGTGGAAATTGTGCTAATGTTTGTCCAGTAGGAGCACCAGCACAAGAATAA
- a CDS encoding flagellar motor protein — MDISVVIFIIFGFGSVIAGFLVEKGSLLGLVGLAPFLIVFGGTAGAVGLTFPSDVLKRLPGILKVIINPRKIDLPGLVAYFKDVSYKTRKNGLLSLEGEVSSDPNLDPFIKKGLQLVVDGVDPQAVRSILELELETTSERHRKGAAIFEQAGGYSPTLGIIGTVMGLVHILADLSDPTSLGPKISSGFLATLYGLAAANLLFLPVATRLKAIDEKEYNEKSLIIEAILYVQEGINPNTIAEKLKGFLSKAETVKFEGMDGKVKE; from the coding sequence ATGGATATATCTGTTGTTATTTTTATCATATTTGGATTTGGTTCTGTTATAGCAGGTTTCCTGGTTGAAAAAGGAAGTTTACTAGGACTTGTAGGACTAGCACCATTTTTAATAGTATTCGGAGGAACAGCTGGTGCAGTTGGACTTACATTTCCCTCAGATGTTCTAAAACGTCTGCCGGGAATATTAAAAGTAATTATAAATCCAAGAAAAATTGATTTGCCGGGACTTGTAGCGTATTTTAAAGATGTTTCTTATAAAACAAGAAAAAATGGATTATTAAGTTTAGAAGGAGAAGTATCCAGTGATCCTAATTTAGATCCATTTATAAAAAAAGGACTTCAACTTGTAGTGGATGGTGTAGACCCACAGGCAGTTAGGAGTATTTTAGAGCTGGAGTTAGAGACTACATCGGAAAGACATAGAAAGGGTGCTGCTATTTTTGAGCAGGCAGGTGGATACTCACCGACTCTTGGAATTATAGGTACAGTAATGGGATTAGTACATATTTTAGCAGATTTATCTGATCCAACTTCATTGGGCCCTAAGATTTCATCTGGTTTTCTGGCTACATTATATGGTTTAGCAGCTGCAAACTTGTTATTTTTGCCTGTAGCAACAAGATTAAAAGCTATAGATGAAAAAGAATATAATGAAAAATCTCTTATAATTGAGGCAATATTATATGTTCAGGAGGGAATAAATCCTAATACAATAGCAGAAAAATTAAAAGGATTCTTAAGTAAAGCCGAAACAGTTAAATTTGAAGGAATGGATGGTAAAGTGAAAGAATGA